A part of Caretta caretta isolate rCarCar2 chromosome 1, rCarCar1.hap1, whole genome shotgun sequence genomic DNA contains:
- the MPHOSPH8 gene encoding M-phase phosphoprotein 8 isoform X1, with the protein MAAAGSGEETAAAEAEAEKEKEAAASGQAGGDAGAESEEEEDVFEVEKILDVKTEGGKILYKVRWKGYTSDDDTWEPEVHLEDCKEVLLEFRKKIVDNKPKPVKKDIQGVYCRGGYPPPQEAVAKLMEEFFCQPSRLYAGGYVRLHFKRRPGLTLAARKSPESSLCSILLLNIATQKLSLNDELFEAESDSDLQSEAKEDTSPKKKKKKSKDGEDRSPDDLKKKKSKSAKFKEKPRLERENSSDSLTLDSKPKKRTSETKEDSKDPKKQKKEDSKEIKKKKGEIKDLKTKCKEDSKESKKLRKEKHGDLQFDSESSTLDDSFSQVADNENSDLCSEGREEKHKIKSGKDKSEQEMVMKDSIADRQPDGSASTEEDSIELKVKRKKKKLKKAEDYKEESKKVETKDNYLEKKNMHKKQKAQEKAKSSAELDKISPTPAPVQKSLKLCTDEKGRKSTDSVGEYQEKEVKKNEIKEKPQKRCDSEKEEKGRKEQKGLKSLKENKSAFDLFNISSEEKNEYSDNNRKREDSSVDYKFIEEFKSKENKQLYKERRSIRDETDTWTYIAAEGDREVDHVCQMEENSDGRQQVLSLGMDMQLEWLTLEDFQKHLDGDDETHSSTEPISSTLLRDAVKNGDYVTVKMALNSNEEYNLDQEDSSGMTLVMLAAAGGHDDLLRLLIRKGAKVNCRQKNGTTALIHAAEKNFLTTVAILLEAGAYLNVQQSSGETALMKACKRGNSDIVRLMIESGADCNILSKHQNSALHFAKQCNNVLVYDLLKSHLETLSRVAEDAIRDYFEARLALLEPVFPIACHRLCEGPDFSMDFNYKPPQNVPEGSGILLFVFHSNFFGKEVIARLCGPCSVQAVVLNDKFQLPVFLDSHFIYSFSPVTGLNKLFIRLTEAPTAKVKLLMGAYRVQLQ; encoded by the exons ATGGCGGCGGCCGGGAGCGGGGAGGAGACGGCGGCGGCCGAAGCCGAGGCGGAGAAGGAGAAGGAAGCGGCGGCGTCTGGCCAGGCCGGGGGCGATGCGGGCGCCgagagcgaggaggaggaggacgtgTTCGAAGTGGAGAAGATCCTGGATGTGAAAACGGAGGGG GGTAAAATTCTGTACAAAGTGCGGTGGAAGGGATATACCTCGGACGATGATACCTGGGAACCAGAGGTTCATCTGGAAGACTGTAAAGAAGTGCTGCTTGAATTCCGAAAAAAAATAGTGGATAATAAGCCTAAGCCTGTTAAGAAGGACATACAG GGTGTTTACTGCAGGGGAGGatatccacctccccaagaagcgGTAGCTaaactgatggaagaattcttctgtcaacctagtcgTCTCTACGCTGGGGGTTATGTCAGACTACACTTTAAGCGTAGACCAGGACTGACTCTTGCAGCAAGGAAGAGTCCAGAATCAAGTTTGTGCTCTATTTTGCTGCTCAACATAGCTACCCAG aAGCTGTCTTTAAATGATGAATTATTTGAGGCAGAATCTGACAGTGACTTGCAAAGTGAAGCAAAAGAAGACACAtcaccaaagaagaagaaaaaaaaatcaaaagatggTGAGGATAGAAGCCCAGatgatttgaaaaagaaaaaatcaaagtCTGCAAAATTCAAAGAGAAACCCAGGCTGGAACGTGAAAACTCCTCAGATAGTTTGACTTTAgattcaaaaccaaaaaaaagaaCTTCAGAAACCAAGGAAGATTCAAAAGATCCTAAGAAGCAGAAGAAAGAAGATTCTAAAGAAATCAAGAAAAAGAAGGGAGAAATTAAAGATTTAAAGACAAAATGTAAAGAGGATTCTAAAGAAAGTAAAAAATTGCGAAAGGAAAAACATGGTGACCTTCAGTTTGACTCTGAGTCAAGCACCCTAGATGATTCGTTTTCTCAAGTAGCTGACAATGAAAATTCAGACTTGTGTTCTGAGGGTAGAGAGGAGAAACACAAGATAAAAAGTGGAAAAGATAAATCTGAACAGGAAATGGTTATGAAGGATTCCATTGCTGACAGGCAGCCAGATGGGTCAGCAAGTACTGAAGAGGACAGCATTGAGCTGAAggttaaaaggaaaaagaagaaacttAAAAAGGCTGAAGATTACAAAGAGGAAAGTAAAAAAGTGGAAACAAAGGACAACTATTTGGAGAAGAAAAATatgcacaaaaaacaaaaagctcaAGAAAAGGCAAAATCTTCTGCAGAGTTAGACAAAATTTCGCCTACACCTGCTCCAGTGCAAAAAAGTTTGAAATTGTGCACTGATGAAAAAGGGCGCAAGTCGACTGATTCAGTTGGGGAG taccaggaaaaggaagtaaagaaaaatgaaataaaagaaaaacctcaGAAACGATGTGACTccgaaaaggaagaaaaaggcaGAAAAGAGCAGAAAGGATTAAAAA GTTTGAAGGAGAACAAAAGTGCTTTTGATTTGTTTAATATatcttcagaagaaaaaaatgaatactcTGATAATAACCGAAAAAGAGAGGACTCTTCAGTGGACTATAAATTCATAGAAGAATTcaaatcaaaagaaaataaacaattaTACAAGGAAAGGAGGAGCATAAGAGATGAGACCGATACCTGGACATACATTGCTGCAGAAGGTGATCGGGAAGTGGACCATGTATGTCAAATGGAGGAGAATTCGG ATGGCAGGCAGCAAGTCTTGAGTTTGGGAATGGACATGCAATTAGAATGGTTGACCCTGGAAGACTTTCAGAAGCATTTGGATGGAGATGATGAGACTCATTCTTCAACAGAACCAATATCAAGTA CTCTACTGAGGGATGCTGTTAAAAATGGAGACTATGTTACAGTAAAGATGGCGCTTAATTCAAATGAAGAATATAATCTGGATCAAGAG GATTCAAGTGGAATGACGCTAGTGATGCTTGCTGCTGCGGGAGGGCATGATGACCTCCTCCGGCTCCTTATCAGAAAAGGAGCTAAAGTCAACTGTAGACAGAAAAATGGAACAACTGCATTGATACACGCAGCTGAAAAG aactTTCTAACTACAGTGGCCATTCTTTTGGAAGCTGGGGCTTATCTTAATGTCCAGCAGAGCAGTGGTGAAACTGCTTTAATGAAG GCTTGTAAAAGAGGAAACTCTGACATTGTACGACTTATGATTGAAAGTGGAGCAGATTGTAACATTTTATCAAAGCATCAGAACAGTGCACTTCATTTTGCTAAACAGTGTAATAATGTACTTGTGTATGATCTGCTCAAGAGTCACTTGGAAAC GCTCTCAAGAGTAGCAGAAGATGCAATTAGGGATTACTTTGAAGCTCGTCTTGCCTTGTTGGAGCCTGTCTTTCCGATTGCATGTCACCGTCTCTGTGAAGGACCAGATTTTTCTATGGATTTCAACTATAAACCCCCACAGAATGTGCCAGAAG GATCTGGaattcttctgtttgttttccattCAAACTTCTTTGGTAAAGAAGTCATTGCTCGGCTTTGTGGACCATGCAGTGTGCAAGCAGTGGTTTTAAATGATAAATTCCAGCTTCCTGTATTTTTG
- the MPHOSPH8 gene encoding M-phase phosphoprotein 8 isoform X2, translated as MAAAGSGEETAAAEAEAEKEKEAAASGQAGGDAGAESEEEEDVFEVEKILDVKTEGGKILYKVRWKGYTSDDDTWEPEVHLEDCKEVLLEFRKKIVDNKPKPVKKDIQKLSLNDELFEAESDSDLQSEAKEDTSPKKKKKKSKDGEDRSPDDLKKKKSKSAKFKEKPRLERENSSDSLTLDSKPKKRTSETKEDSKDPKKQKKEDSKEIKKKKGEIKDLKTKCKEDSKESKKLRKEKHGDLQFDSESSTLDDSFSQVADNENSDLCSEGREEKHKIKSGKDKSEQEMVMKDSIADRQPDGSASTEEDSIELKVKRKKKKLKKAEDYKEESKKVETKDNYLEKKNMHKKQKAQEKAKSSAELDKISPTPAPVQKSLKLCTDEKGRKSTDSVGEYQEKEVKKNEIKEKPQKRCDSEKEEKGRKEQKGLKSLKENKSAFDLFNISSEEKNEYSDNNRKREDSSVDYKFIEEFKSKENKQLYKERRSIRDETDTWTYIAAEGDREVDHVCQMEENSDGRQQVLSLGMDMQLEWLTLEDFQKHLDGDDETHSSTEPISSTLLRDAVKNGDYVTVKMALNSNEEYNLDQEDSSGMTLVMLAAAGGHDDLLRLLIRKGAKVNCRQKNGTTALIHAAEKNFLTTVAILLEAGAYLNVQQSSGETALMKACKRGNSDIVRLMIESGADCNILSKHQNSALHFAKQCNNVLVYDLLKSHLETLSRVAEDAIRDYFEARLALLEPVFPIACHRLCEGPDFSMDFNYKPPQNVPEGSGILLFVFHSNFFGKEVIARLCGPCSVQAVVLNDKFQLPVFLDSHFIYSFSPVTGLNKLFIRLTEAPTAKVKLLMGAYRVQLQ; from the exons ATGGCGGCGGCCGGGAGCGGGGAGGAGACGGCGGCGGCCGAAGCCGAGGCGGAGAAGGAGAAGGAAGCGGCGGCGTCTGGCCAGGCCGGGGGCGATGCGGGCGCCgagagcgaggaggaggaggacgtgTTCGAAGTGGAGAAGATCCTGGATGTGAAAACGGAGGGG GGTAAAATTCTGTACAAAGTGCGGTGGAAGGGATATACCTCGGACGATGATACCTGGGAACCAGAGGTTCATCTGGAAGACTGTAAAGAAGTGCTGCTTGAATTCCGAAAAAAAATAGTGGATAATAAGCCTAAGCCTGTTAAGAAGGACATACAG aAGCTGTCTTTAAATGATGAATTATTTGAGGCAGAATCTGACAGTGACTTGCAAAGTGAAGCAAAAGAAGACACAtcaccaaagaagaagaaaaaaaaatcaaaagatggTGAGGATAGAAGCCCAGatgatttgaaaaagaaaaaatcaaagtCTGCAAAATTCAAAGAGAAACCCAGGCTGGAACGTGAAAACTCCTCAGATAGTTTGACTTTAgattcaaaaccaaaaaaaagaaCTTCAGAAACCAAGGAAGATTCAAAAGATCCTAAGAAGCAGAAGAAAGAAGATTCTAAAGAAATCAAGAAAAAGAAGGGAGAAATTAAAGATTTAAAGACAAAATGTAAAGAGGATTCTAAAGAAAGTAAAAAATTGCGAAAGGAAAAACATGGTGACCTTCAGTTTGACTCTGAGTCAAGCACCCTAGATGATTCGTTTTCTCAAGTAGCTGACAATGAAAATTCAGACTTGTGTTCTGAGGGTAGAGAGGAGAAACACAAGATAAAAAGTGGAAAAGATAAATCTGAACAGGAAATGGTTATGAAGGATTCCATTGCTGACAGGCAGCCAGATGGGTCAGCAAGTACTGAAGAGGACAGCATTGAGCTGAAggttaaaaggaaaaagaagaaacttAAAAAGGCTGAAGATTACAAAGAGGAAAGTAAAAAAGTGGAAACAAAGGACAACTATTTGGAGAAGAAAAATatgcacaaaaaacaaaaagctcaAGAAAAGGCAAAATCTTCTGCAGAGTTAGACAAAATTTCGCCTACACCTGCTCCAGTGCAAAAAAGTTTGAAATTGTGCACTGATGAAAAAGGGCGCAAGTCGACTGATTCAGTTGGGGAG taccaggaaaaggaagtaaagaaaaatgaaataaaagaaaaacctcaGAAACGATGTGACTccgaaaaggaagaaaaaggcaGAAAAGAGCAGAAAGGATTAAAAA GTTTGAAGGAGAACAAAAGTGCTTTTGATTTGTTTAATATatcttcagaagaaaaaaatgaatactcTGATAATAACCGAAAAAGAGAGGACTCTTCAGTGGACTATAAATTCATAGAAGAATTcaaatcaaaagaaaataaacaattaTACAAGGAAAGGAGGAGCATAAGAGATGAGACCGATACCTGGACATACATTGCTGCAGAAGGTGATCGGGAAGTGGACCATGTATGTCAAATGGAGGAGAATTCGG ATGGCAGGCAGCAAGTCTTGAGTTTGGGAATGGACATGCAATTAGAATGGTTGACCCTGGAAGACTTTCAGAAGCATTTGGATGGAGATGATGAGACTCATTCTTCAACAGAACCAATATCAAGTA CTCTACTGAGGGATGCTGTTAAAAATGGAGACTATGTTACAGTAAAGATGGCGCTTAATTCAAATGAAGAATATAATCTGGATCAAGAG GATTCAAGTGGAATGACGCTAGTGATGCTTGCTGCTGCGGGAGGGCATGATGACCTCCTCCGGCTCCTTATCAGAAAAGGAGCTAAAGTCAACTGTAGACAGAAAAATGGAACAACTGCATTGATACACGCAGCTGAAAAG aactTTCTAACTACAGTGGCCATTCTTTTGGAAGCTGGGGCTTATCTTAATGTCCAGCAGAGCAGTGGTGAAACTGCTTTAATGAAG GCTTGTAAAAGAGGAAACTCTGACATTGTACGACTTATGATTGAAAGTGGAGCAGATTGTAACATTTTATCAAAGCATCAGAACAGTGCACTTCATTTTGCTAAACAGTGTAATAATGTACTTGTGTATGATCTGCTCAAGAGTCACTTGGAAAC GCTCTCAAGAGTAGCAGAAGATGCAATTAGGGATTACTTTGAAGCTCGTCTTGCCTTGTTGGAGCCTGTCTTTCCGATTGCATGTCACCGTCTCTGTGAAGGACCAGATTTTTCTATGGATTTCAACTATAAACCCCCACAGAATGTGCCAGAAG GATCTGGaattcttctgtttgttttccattCAAACTTCTTTGGTAAAGAAGTCATTGCTCGGCTTTGTGGACCATGCAGTGTGCAAGCAGTGGTTTTAAATGATAAATTCCAGCTTCCTGTATTTTTG